In one window of Streptomyces sp. NBC_01224 DNA:
- a CDS encoding alpha/beta fold hydrolase: MDKTLSRDGTSIAYRRRGEGPPVILVGGALSTAATEAPLARLLAPHFEVVTYDRRGRGSSGDSGPYAVEREIGDLAALVTSVGGRASVFGTGAGGVLALEAQAAGLPVDLLAVYEPPYTPSASGLQYKACCTSRLHRLLTTGDRAGAVELFLSVTGVPADMIARMRRAPLWSDLVAMAHTLAYDDALLGNGAIPAARFASVTARTLVICGGSSPTPARQSTRALAETLPRARHRTLTGQTRELAPQAMAPVLAEFFGRDMYARQAS, encoded by the coding sequence GCACTTCGATCGCGTACCGGCGCCGGGGTGAAGGACCACCGGTGATCCTGGTGGGCGGAGCACTGAGCACGGCGGCGACCGAGGCTCCCCTCGCCCGCCTCCTCGCGCCGCACTTCGAGGTGGTCACGTACGACAGGCGCGGCCGCGGCTCCAGCGGCGACAGCGGGCCGTACGCGGTGGAGCGCGAGATCGGGGACCTGGCCGCGCTCGTCACCTCGGTGGGCGGCCGGGCCTCGGTCTTCGGCACGGGAGCCGGTGGCGTGCTGGCCCTGGAGGCCCAGGCCGCCGGCCTCCCCGTGGACCTGCTGGCGGTGTACGAACCGCCCTACACACCGAGCGCCTCGGGCCTGCAGTACAAGGCGTGCTGCACCTCCCGCCTGCACCGGCTGCTGACCACCGGGGACCGCGCGGGAGCCGTCGAGCTGTTCCTCTCCGTGACGGGCGTACCGGCCGACATGATCGCCCGGATGCGCCGCGCCCCGCTGTGGAGCGACCTGGTGGCGATGGCCCACACCCTCGCGTACGACGACGCACTGCTCGGCAACGGCGCGATCCCGGCCGCCCGGTTCGCCTCCGTCACGGCCCGCACCCTGGTGATCTGTGGCGGCTCCAGCCCCACCCCCGCCCGCCAGTCCACCCGCGCCCTCGCGGAGACCCTCCCCCGCGCCCGCCACCGCACCCTGACAGGTCAGACACGCGAACTGGCGCCGCAGGCGATGGCTCCGGTCCTGGCGGAGTTCTTCGGCAGGGACATGT